From the Pongo pygmaeus isolate AG05252 chromosome X, NHGRI_mPonPyg2-v2.0_pri, whole genome shotgun sequence genome, one window contains:
- the EDA gene encoding ectodysplasin-A isoform X8, which produces MGYPEVERRELLPAAAPRERGSQGCGCRGAPARAGEGNSCLLFLGFFGLSLALHLLTLCCYLELRSELLRERGAESRLGGSGTPGTSGTLSSLSGLDPDSPITSRLGQPSPKQQPLEPGEAALPSDSQDGHQGHQ; this is translated from the coding sequence ATGGGCTACCCGGAGGTGGAGCGCAGGGAACTCCTGCCTGCAGCAGCGCCACGGGAGCGAGGGAGCCAGGGCTGCGGGTGTCGCGGGGCCCCTGCCCGGGCGGGCGAAGGGAACAGCTGCCTGCTCTTCCTGGGTTTCTTTGGCCTCTCGCTGGCCCTCCACCTGCTGACGTTGTGCTGCTACCTAGAGTTGCGCTCGGAGTTGCTGCGGGAACGTGGAGCCGAGTCCCGCCTTGGCGGCTCGGGCACCCCTGGCACCTCTGGCACCCTAAGCAGCCTCAGTGGCCTCGACCCTGACAGCCCCATCACCAGTCGCCTTGGGCAGCCGTCACCTAAGCAGCAGCCATTGGAACCGGGAGAAGCCGCACTCCCCTCTGACTCCCAGGACGGGCACCAG
- the EDA gene encoding ectodysplasin-A isoform X7 — translation MGYPEVERRELLPAAAPRERGSQGCGCRGAPARAGEGNSCLLFLGFFGLSLALHLLTLCCYLELRSELLRERGAESRLGGSGTPGTSGTLSSLSGLDPDSPITSRLGQPSPKQQPLEPGEAALPSDSQDGHQALISG, via the coding sequence ATGGGCTACCCGGAGGTGGAGCGCAGGGAACTCCTGCCTGCAGCAGCGCCACGGGAGCGAGGGAGCCAGGGCTGCGGGTGTCGCGGGGCCCCTGCCCGGGCGGGCGAAGGGAACAGCTGCCTGCTCTTCCTGGGTTTCTTTGGCCTCTCGCTGGCCCTCCACCTGCTGACGTTGTGCTGCTACCTAGAGTTGCGCTCGGAGTTGCTGCGGGAACGTGGAGCCGAGTCCCGCCTTGGCGGCTCGGGCACCCCTGGCACCTCTGGCACCCTAAGCAGCCTCAGTGGCCTCGACCCTGACAGCCCCATCACCAGTCGCCTTGGGCAGCCGTCACCTAAGCAGCAGCCATTGGAACCGGGAGAAGCCGCACTCCCCTCTGACTCCCAGGACGGGCACCAG